The following are encoded together in the Streptomyces sp. NBC_00358 genome:
- a CDS encoding sensor histidine kinase, translating into MSGFIAGLCVAALPLLAAGFWLGRRTARPENLGGLGTPVEHATFQTLHTASLAAPPLRAGLTGETARRSARRLRTLLGTDALCLTDQETVLAWDGVGAHHRTEVMERLGGPLETGRGEAFRLTCEEPDCPLRWAVVAPLTVDDRVHGALVACAPRESAVLVRAAGEVARWVSVQLELADLDQSRTRLIEAEIKALRAQISPHFIFNSLAVIASFVRTDPERARELLLEFADFTRYSFRRHGDFTTLADELHAIDHYLALVRARFGERLSVTLQIAPEVLPVALPFLCLQPLVENAVKHGLEGKTDKSHISITAQDAGAEALVVIEDNGAGMDPERLRRILSGEASPSGGIGLSNVDERLRQVYGDDHGLVIETAVGAGMRITARLPKYQPGVHSAARRPRQ; encoded by the coding sequence GTGAGCGGGTTCATCGCCGGGCTGTGCGTCGCCGCACTCCCGTTGCTGGCGGCCGGGTTCTGGCTCGGCAGGCGCACCGCACGGCCCGAGAACCTCGGCGGGCTGGGCACCCCGGTCGAGCACGCCACCTTCCAGACCCTGCACACCGCCTCGCTGGCCGCGCCCCCGCTGCGCGCGGGGCTCACCGGGGAAACGGCCCGCCGCTCCGCCCGGCGGTTGCGCACCCTGCTCGGCACGGACGCGCTGTGCCTCACCGACCAGGAGACGGTCCTCGCCTGGGACGGCGTCGGCGCCCACCACCGCACCGAGGTCATGGAACGCCTCGGCGGCCCGCTGGAGACCGGCCGCGGCGAGGCCTTCCGGCTGACCTGCGAGGAGCCCGACTGCCCTCTGCGCTGGGCCGTCGTCGCACCGCTCACCGTCGACGACCGGGTGCACGGCGCGCTCGTCGCCTGCGCGCCCCGCGAGTCGGCCGTTCTCGTACGCGCCGCCGGTGAGGTCGCCCGCTGGGTCTCCGTCCAGTTGGAGTTGGCGGACCTCGACCAGTCCAGAACGCGGCTGATCGAAGCCGAGATCAAGGCACTTCGTGCCCAGATATCACCGCACTTCATCTTCAACTCGCTCGCCGTGATCGCCTCGTTCGTCCGCACCGACCCGGAGCGGGCCCGCGAACTCCTCCTGGAGTTCGCCGACTTCACCCGCTACTCGTTCCGCAGGCACGGTGACTTCACCACCCTCGCCGACGAACTGCACGCCATCGACCACTACTTGGCGCTCGTCCGGGCCCGATTCGGTGAGCGGCTGTCCGTCACCCTGCAGATCGCGCCCGAGGTACTGCCGGTCGCGCTGCCCTTCCTCTGCCTCCAGCCCCTCGTGGAGAACGCCGTCAAACACGGACTGGAGGGCAAGACCGACAAGAGCCACATCAGCATCACCGCGCAGGACGCGGGCGCCGAGGCGCTGGTCGTGATCGAGGACAACGGCGCCGGCATGGACCCCGAGCGGCTGCGCCGCATCCTGTCCGGAGAGGCCAGCCCCTCCGGAGGAATAGGACTCTCCAACGTCGACGAACGGCTGCGCCAGGTGTACGGCGACGATCACGGCCTCGTCATCGAGACCGCGGTGGGAGCGGGGATGAGGATCACCGCCCGGCTTCCCAAGTACCAGCCGGGCGTGCACTCCGCCGCCCGGCGCCCCCGCCAGTGA